A single genomic interval of Romboutsia ilealis harbors:
- a CDS encoding glycosyltransferase, whose protein sequence is MYALIMVITLLLSYIVSKQKVEYRKILIFINAVVCCIYIIWRITVIPIHSGIISFLLGITLFLAEALGLISFLNFKYLFTKKYKLELKTLDDFQYGNIPYVDVLICTYNEPLYLLEKTIAASTNLDYPTHKFKIHVCDDGRRDSLKLLCKKYNVNYISRDNNEGAKAGNINNALKYLKGDLFAVLDADMIPKKEFLSRTVGYFTNENLAFVQVPQVYYNKDTYQYNLMKNIPNEQDFFMRDIQEARASINAVLHVGTNALFKREYVNEIGGYPTCSITEDMAVGMLLQSRGYDSVFINEELVLGLSATTFTELVKQRDRWCRGNIQVLKHFNPIFTKGLTLPQKIAYFDGGVYWFSNLQKIVFILFPIIYLLTRKLIIDSSILTLLNMYIPFILGQILIFNTLSPGNRKLTWAHFYEIAMAPHLTLSILKEMLFLKTKFNVTLKEIQQDKKQFQFRVALPHIVIVIVTIIAWIVSTRLLIEKNIHVQAYLLNMIWSIYNFIGAIICIKVSYQKPIFRTSERININEDITVECDYKQNKFKAKILNLSEKGIGLKLNEELDLQCEETIKLDLKGSIFICKISRINKDLLGLSFNKVTPYQMKLIMSIFTENMQPYYKIAKSQEYIVNKKEVAEVAMVS, encoded by the coding sequence ATGTATGCATTAATTATGGTAATTACTTTATTATTAAGTTATATAGTTTCAAAACAAAAAGTAGAATACAGAAAAATTTTAATATTTATAAATGCAGTTGTATGTTGTATATATATAATTTGGAGAATAACAGTAATACCAATTCATAGTGGAATAATAAGTTTTTTATTGGGAATTACACTTTTTTTAGCAGAAGCACTAGGATTGATATCATTTTTGAATTTTAAATATTTATTTACAAAAAAATATAAACTAGAACTTAAAACTTTAGATGATTTTCAATATGGAAATATACCGTATGTAGATGTTTTAATATGCACATACAATGAACCTTTATATCTATTAGAAAAGACAATAGCAGCATCTACTAACTTAGATTATCCAACACATAAATTTAAAATTCATGTATGCGATGATGGAAGAAGAGATTCATTGAAGTTATTATGTAAAAAGTATAATGTAAATTATATTTCAAGAGATAATAATGAAGGAGCAAAAGCAGGTAATATAAATAATGCACTTAAATATTTAAAAGGCGATTTATTTGCAGTATTAGATGCAGATATGATACCTAAAAAAGAATTTTTAAGCAGAACAGTAGGCTATTTTACTAATGAAAATTTAGCATTTGTTCAAGTGCCACAGGTTTATTATAATAAAGATACTTATCAATATAATCTAATGAAAAATATACCGAATGAACAAGATTTCTTTATGAGAGATATTCAAGAAGCAAGAGCTTCGATAAATGCGGTGCTACATGTTGGAACTAATGCCTTATTTAAAAGGGAATATGTTAATGAAATCGGTGGATATCCTACATGTTCGATTACTGAAGATATGGCAGTAGGAATGTTATTACAATCTAGAGGATATGATTCAGTATTTATAAATGAGGAGTTAGTACTAGGTCTTAGTGCAACTACATTTACTGAATTAGTAAAGCAAAGGGATAGATGGTGTAGAGGAAATATACAAGTATTAAAACACTTTAATCCAATATTTACGAAAGGATTGACATTGCCACAAAAGATTGCATACTTTGATGGGGGAGTATACTGGTTTTCTAATTTACAAAAAATTGTTTTTATACTTTTCCCGATTATATATTTATTAACGAGAAAACTTATAATAGACTCATCAATATTAACTTTATTAAATATGTATATACCATTTATATTAGGACAAATTTTAATATTTAATACACTTTCACCAGGAAATAGAAAGTTAACATGGGCACATTTTTATGAGATAGCAATGGCACCTCATTTAACATTGTCTATATTAAAAGAAATGTTATTTTTAAAAACTAAGTTTAATGTTACATTAAAAGAAATTCAGCAAGATAAAAAACAATTTCAATTTAGAGTTGCACTTCCTCATATAGTTATAGTAATTGTTACAATTATTGCATGGATAGTATCTACACGATTACTTATAGAAAAGAATATTCATGTACAAGCTTATTTATTAAATATGATTTGGAGTATTTATAACTTTATAGGTGCAATTATTTGTATAAAAGTATCATATCAAAAGCCAATATTTAGAACCAGTGAAAGAATAAATATAAATGAAGATATAACGGTAGAATGTGATTATAAACAAAATAAATTTAAGGCAAAGATATTAAATTTATCAGAAAAAGGAATTGGATTGAAATTAAATGAAGAGTTAGATTTGCAATGTGAAGAAACTATTAAATTAGATTTAAAAGGAAGTATATTTATTTGTAAAATATCTAGGATAAATAAAGATTTACTTGGTCTTAGTTTTAATAAAGTAACGCCGTATCAAATGAAATTAATTATGAGTATATTTACAGAAAATATGCAGCCATATTATAAAATTGCAAAATCACAAGAATATATAGTTAATAAAAAAGAAGTAGCTGAAGTAGCTATGGTTTCTTAA
- a CDS encoding Crp/Fnr family transcriptional regulator produces the protein MNNLSYFLDTCPDYIKNNFINITFNTFDKILIQNELARYVYIIRKGKVKVYSLAPTGVKYLERIYCENDLFGELEVFADKAILNYVEALEPCDAIKISKKYFLEWIKSDSEFSLYIHVQLSKKMYLASINNKTNIAYSLKYRLLFFLWTFLNEHNLDTVSKDILVEGVGSNIRSVNRIIKELIDENFIEYNKGFIKVVDMNKLVDIIFSSNDNNLLGIVNEK, from the coding sequence ATGAACAACTTATCTTATTTTTTAGATACTTGTCCCGATTATATAAAAAATAATTTTATAAATATAACTTTTAATACATTTGATAAAATTCTTATACAAAATGAGCTTGCAAGGTATGTGTATATAATAAGAAAAGGAAAAGTAAAAGTCTATTCACTTGCACCAACTGGAGTTAAATATTTAGAAAGAATTTATTGTGAAAATGATTTATTTGGTGAATTAGAAGTATTTGCTGATAAAGCAATATTAAACTATGTAGAGGCACTTGAACCTTGTGATGCAATTAAAATTTCTAAAAAATATTTTTTAGAATGGATTAAATCTGACAGTGAATTTTCTTTATATATACATGTTCAGCTTTCTAAAAAAATGTATCTGGCTTCTATTAATAATAAAACAAATATTGCTTATTCTTTAAAATATAGGCTACTATTCTTTTTATGGACGTTTTTAAATGAACATAATTTAGATACTGTATCAAAAGACATACTAGTAGAAGGTGTTGGTTCAAATATTAGAAGTGTTAATCGAATTATTAAAGAGTTAATAGATGAAAATTTTATTGAATATAACAAAGGATTCATTAAAGTAGTGGACATGAATAAGCTTGTTGATATAATTTTCTCCTCTAATGATAATAATTTATTAGGTATTGTTAATGAAAAATAA
- a CDS encoding cytidine deaminase, translating into MDTKLLIEKAFEAQKFCYTPYSKFNVGAALLGTNGKIYQGCNIENAAYTPTNCAERTAFFKAISEGQNEFTAIAIVGNKEGIKQGEGDFCAPCAVCRQVMAEFCDLKTFKVIIAKSTEEYLEYTLEELLPLAFTGKDLD; encoded by the coding sequence ATAGATACAAAATTATTAATAGAAAAAGCATTTGAGGCTCAAAAATTTTGCTATACGCCATACTCAAAATTCAATGTAGGTGCAGCTTTACTTGGTACTAACGGTAAAATTTATCAAGGATGTAATATAGAGAATGCTGCATATACTCCAACAAATTGTGCTGAAAGAACAGCTTTCTTCAAAGCAATTTCTGAAGGTCAAAACGAATTTACTGCTATTGCCATTGTAGGAAATAAAGAAGGTATAAAACAAGGAGAAGGAGATTTCTGTGCACCTTGTGCTGTATGTAGACAAGTTATGGCTGAATTTTGTGATTTAAAAACATTTAAAGTAATTATCGCAAAAAGTACAGAAGAATACTTAGAATATACATTAGAAGAACTTTTACCATTAGCATTTACAGGTAAAGATTTAGATTAA
- the bsh gene encoding choloylglycine hydrolase, with protein MCTSLSIKSNKGHNFFGRNMDLAYDFNQSVLIIPRNYQIPNKVTGDMAKNKYAIIGMGTIIDNHPTLADGMNEKGLACAGLNFDGYSYVEENIVPGKKNIAPYDFIYWVVANHETVDEVKQTIENLELVKVPINERTPLPTLHWMIVDKTGKSIVVEKTKDKFAVYDNPVGVMTNNPTFDWHLTNLNEYMKITPNHPQNVKWSDRELTPLGVGAGTLGIPGDFESVSRFVRIAYIRAHMPSIEDDTTAVTQFLHMLDYVIMVKGGVITKEGLEDITRYSSCMDQERGIYYYRNYNNNRINAIDMHKEDLDSTEIKLFPYLETQDINYQN; from the coding sequence ATGTGTACATCATTAAGTATAAAATCAAATAAAGGTCATAATTTCTTTGGAAGAAATATGGACTTAGCTTATGATTTTAATCAATCAGTATTAATAATTCCTAGAAATTATCAAATTCCAAACAAAGTAACTGGAGATATGGCAAAAAATAAATATGCAATTATTGGAATGGGTACAATAATTGATAACCATCCAACACTAGCTGATGGGATGAATGAAAAAGGACTAGCTTGTGCCGGATTAAATTTTGATGGATATTCTTATGTAGAGGAGAATATAGTGCCAGGTAAAAAAAATATTGCACCATATGATTTTATATATTGGGTAGTAGCTAATCATGAAACCGTAGATGAAGTTAAACAAACTATAGAAAATTTAGAACTAGTAAAAGTACCTATAAATGAAAGAACACCATTACCAACGCTTCATTGGATGATTGTTGATAAAACTGGTAAATCAATAGTTGTAGAAAAAACTAAAGACAAATTTGCAGTTTATGATAACCCTGTAGGAGTAATGACTAATAATCCAACATTTGATTGGCATCTTACAAATTTAAATGAATACATGAAGATAACTCCGAATCATCCCCAAAATGTTAAATGGAGTGATAGAGAATTAACTCCTCTAGGAGTTGGAGCAGGTACATTAGGTATTCCTGGAGACTTTGAATCAGTTTCAAGATTTGTAAGAATAGCATATATTAGAGCTCATATGCCGTCTATAGAAGATGATACAACTGCTGTTACTCAATTTTTACACATGCTTGATTATGTAATAATGGTAAAGGGTGGAGTTATAACAAAAGAGGGACTAGAAGATATAACTAGATATTCTTCTTGTATGGATCAAGAAAGAGGTATTTATTATTACAGAAATTATAATAATAACAGAATAAATGCTATCGATATGCACAAAGAAGACTTAGATTCAACAGAAATAAAATTATTCCCTTACTTAGAAACTCAAGATATAAACTACCAAAATTAA
- a CDS encoding sensor histidine kinase has product MRLKILIIFILINMLIPIKASAEILNTVGFENISTDEGLSNEYITSIFQDSKGYMWIGTKDGLNRYDGERIKIYNCNFKDKNTLSSTYITDIEEDSYGNIWIATDHGLDFLIRDTDTVIRIRDTEDKYNLGNLKITSLLKSSYEKNIMWVGTEKGLFKINIENKTIEAFYHEQNNLNSLTSSAITCLAESGNDLLWVGTPQGINIIDKNSNITSNNKDNLFISYLSKDNFETMWISTKKGIFTYNLNKNQNDFVFMVNKDKIIKYNINDKSIADTYTFKDNKIKLYNNFIFNDSENNTWISSSNGVIKYSRDKNKFDIIKKNINLKNPISSNIITCFYEDFNGIIWIGTDKGINILNTNTMFNYINKDEEKNIVSVLQHNNYIWLATKFKGIEIYDEKSGDLVRKIYDEKYFSLSEVYIKNMFKIDDQYILIVTNKELVALDTKNHSYIEKFFEDDYYPELRYFYSDGKNIWIASTSNFLSYNINSGKKTYYTEDMRKLGINPGGINYILQDNKDEDIIWLGGIDTGLVKFHKQKGIIKKYTYNMHTDGHLMNLYINCMKFDNSDNLWIGTNVGLTKFDLETNKFASYTTAEGLSNNFINSIIIDDNGDIWISTNKGLNKFDIEKESFMNFTKWDGVYECQFNLNASLKVKNGTIIFGSTDGCIFFNPDDITDYKVNKNDVVIDEIYIGENKVVYDGKELVLDYNYKNLSINCFLPNYESLNNITYEYMLEGIDKDWIYIDSRSNIEFKSLTSGKYTLKVRARDGHGELTKETKINIRVKRPIWKTPLAYIIYLSIIVALFIYIFNYVKILQRLVNQKTINLNKQLQENERLNKEIINNEKFKNNYFVNLSHELRTPINVITSTIQLIKLRSKDSTYENFNQYMEIINKSCDNLLKIINDIIDSSKIETGKYKINKKNNDIVYIVEETALNMSKFIEDKGISLIIDPDMEEQIISCDEVEIERCIINLLANAVKFTQEGGEIRIYIKKVKNNIEITIEDTGIGISKEDQEFIFKRFSQVDGTKAVKTSSSGIGLTLVKYIVELHGGYIKLESELNVGSRFTIGIPDTVDIIDDKNESVASEL; this is encoded by the coding sequence ATGAGATTAAAAATATTAATAATATTTATTTTAATTAATATGTTAATTCCGATAAAAGCATCAGCAGAAATATTAAATACTGTAGGATTTGAAAATATATCTACTGATGAAGGGCTTTCAAATGAATATATTACATCAATATTTCAAGATAGTAAAGGATATATGTGGATAGGAACAAAAGATGGACTTAATAGATATGATGGTGAAAGAATAAAAATATATAACTGCAATTTTAAAGATAAAAATACTTTGAGTTCAACATATATAACTGATATAGAAGAAGATTCATACGGTAACATATGGATAGCTACAGATCATGGATTAGATTTTTTAATTCGTGATACAGACACTGTTATAAGAATACGAGATACAGAAGATAAATATAATTTAGGTAATTTAAAAATAACATCATTATTAAAGAGTAGCTATGAAAAAAATATTATGTGGGTAGGAACAGAAAAAGGACTTTTCAAAATAAATATTGAAAATAAGACTATTGAAGCTTTTTATCATGAACAAAATAATTTGAATTCATTGACTAGTTCAGCTATAACTTGTTTAGCAGAAAGTGGAAATGATTTATTATGGGTAGGAACTCCACAAGGTATAAATATAATAGATAAAAATTCTAATATAACTAGTAATAATAAAGATAATTTATTTATTTCTTATTTATCAAAAGATAATTTTGAAACTATGTGGATATCAACTAAGAAAGGTATCTTTACCTATAATCTAAATAAAAATCAAAATGATTTTGTATTTATGGTTAATAAAGATAAAATTATAAAATATAATATAAATGATAAAAGTATAGCTGATACTTATACTTTTAAAGATAATAAAATAAAACTTTATAATAATTTTATATTCAATGATAGTGAAAATAATACATGGATATCTAGTAGTAATGGTGTAATTAAGTACTCTAGAGATAAAAATAAATTTGATATAATTAAAAAAAATATAAATTTAAAAAATCCAATTAGTAGTAATATTATAACCTGTTTTTATGAAGATTTTAATGGAATAATATGGATAGGGACAGATAAAGGAATTAATATATTAAATACTAATACTATGTTTAATTATATTAACAAAGATGAAGAAAAAAATATTGTATCTGTATTGCAGCATAATAATTATATATGGCTAGCTACTAAATTTAAGGGAATAGAAATATATGATGAAAAAAGCGGCGATTTAGTAAGAAAAATATATGATGAGAAATATTTTAGTTTAAGTGAAGTATATATAAAGAATATGTTTAAAATAGATGATCAGTATATTCTTATAGTAACTAATAAGGAATTAGTAGCTTTGGATACGAAAAATCATTCATATATAGAAAAGTTTTTTGAAGATGATTACTATCCAGAGTTAAGATATTTTTATAGTGATGGAAAAAATATATGGATAGCAAGTACATCTAATTTTTTGAGCTATAATATAAATTCTGGGAAAAAAACATACTATACTGAAGATATGAGAAAGCTTGGAATAAATCCAGGAGGAATAAATTATATACTACAAGACAATAAAGATGAAGATATTATTTGGTTAGGTGGAATAGATACGGGGTTAGTTAAATTTCATAAGCAAAAAGGAATTATAAAAAAATATACTTACAATATGCATACTGACGGTCATTTAATGAATCTTTATATAAACTGTATGAAATTTGATAATTCAGATAATTTATGGATAGGTACAAATGTAGGTCTTACTAAATTTGATTTAGAAACAAATAAATTTGCTTCCTATACTACAGCTGAAGGATTAAGCAATAATTTTATAAATTCAATTATAATTGATGATAATGGTGATATTTGGATAAGTACAAACAAAGGATTAAATAAATTTGATATAGAAAAAGAGAGTTTTATGAATTTTACGAAATGGGATGGGGTATATGAATGTCAATTTAATTTAAATGCAAGTTTGAAAGTTAAAAATGGAACCATTATATTTGGTAGTACAGATGGATGTATATTTTTTAATCCAGATGACATAACAGATTACAAAGTAAATAAAAATGATGTTGTAATTGATGAAATTTATATTGGAGAAAATAAGGTTGTTTACGATGGAAAAGAGCTTGTCTTAGATTATAATTATAAGAATTTATCTATTAATTGTTTTTTACCTAATTATGAAAGTTTGAATAATATAACCTATGAATACATGCTTGAGGGAATTGATAAAGACTGGATATACATTGATTCTAGAAGTAATATAGAGTTTAAATCATTAACCTCAGGAAAATATACTCTAAAAGTAAGAGCTAGGGATGGACATGGCGAATTAACCAAAGAAACAAAGATTAATATAAGAGTAAAACGTCCGATTTGGAAAACACCTTTAGCGTATATAATATACCTATCTATAATAGTAGCATTATTTATATACATATTTAATTACGTAAAAATATTACAACGCTTAGTAAATCAAAAGACAATTAACTTGAATAAGCAATTACAAGAGAATGAAAGATTAAATAAAGAAATAATAAATAATGAAAAGTTTAAAAATAATTATTTTGTAAATTTATCTCATGAATTGAGAACACCAATAAATGTTATAACATCAACAATTCAGTTGATAAAATTACGTAGTAAAGATAGTACATATGAAAACTTTAATCAGTATATGGAAATCATAAATAAAAGTTGTGACAATTTATTAAAAATTATAAATGATATTATAGATAGCTCTAAGATAGAGACTGGTAAGTATAAAATTAATAAAAAAAATAATGACATAGTATATATAGTTGAAGAAACTGCACTTAATATGAGTAAATTTATAGAAGATAAAGGAATCTCCTTGATAATTGATCCAGATATGGAAGAACAAATTATATCTTGTGATGAAGTTGAAATAGAAAGATGCATAATTAATTTATTAGCTAATGCAGTTAAATTTACTCAAGAGGGTGGAGAAATTCGAATATACATTAAAAAAGTTAAAAACAATATTGAGATAACTATAGAAGATACAGGAATCGGAATATCAAAAGAAGATCAAGAATTTATATTCAAACGATTTTCACAAGTTGATGGTACAAAAGCCGTGAAAACAAGTAGTAGTGGTATTGGACTTACACTTGTTAAGTATATAGTAGAACTTCATGGGGGATATATTAAACTTGAAAGTGAACTTAATGTAGGAAGTAGGTTTACGATAGGTATTCCAGATACGGTAGATATTATAGATGATAAAAATGAAAGTGTAGCTTCTGAGCTATAA